A single window of Methanothermobacter marburgensis str. Marburg DNA harbors:
- a CDS encoding dTMP kinase yields the protein MNKGKLVCLMGIDGSGKTTIARLFKERLQEMNRIKVEYVWCKFGYYSPLLRKLFCFIGIIGKPDKLRGLNSISGNNFKNKIVYNLYLYFLLMTHYLTILNVRISLSLGKTVICDRYLPDTLVDLVLEFNQTYEDANKLLKKLYFTPKPDLLFYIRLPSKIAYERKKENSLDYLNRKVKIYDIYSSKNEVVVLDGTKNPNELLNEIQFYFINKSG from the coding sequence GTGAATAAGGGTAAATTAGTATGTTTAATGGGTATAGATGGATCAGGTAAAACAACGATAGCAAGGTTATTTAAAGAAAGGCTACAAGAGATGAATAGAATCAAGGTAGAGTACGTTTGGTGTAAATTTGGTTATTACAGTCCATTATTGCGAAAATTATTTTGTTTTATAGGGATTATAGGCAAACCCGATAAACTAAGAGGGTTGAATTCGATCTCGGGCAATAATTTTAAAAATAAAATTGTTTACAATTTATATTTGTATTTCTTATTAATGACGCATTATTTGACCATATTAAATGTTAGAATTTCTCTTTCGTTGGGAAAGACTGTAATTTGTGATCGATATCTTCCAGATACCCTCGTAGATTTAGTCTTGGAGTTTAATCAGACCTATGAAGATGCAAACAAGTTGTTAAAAAAGTTATATTTCACGCCAAAGCCAGATTTACTTTTTTATATTAGACTTCCATCAAAAATCGCTTATGAAAGAAAAAAAGAGAACTCCCTGGACTATTTAAATAGAAAAGTTAAGATTTATGACATTTACTCTTCTAAAAATGAAGTTGTGGTTTTAGATGGCACAAAAAATCCAAATGAACTTTTAAACGAAATTCAATTTTATTTTATCAACAAAAGTGGTTAA
- a CDS encoding glycosyltransferase family 4 protein — protein MVKVFLRGNKVEQKIHANVALLLFPWASEAPYIFVSDILKIITPISGNIYVITGHEERIKYENENVNVLPVKLSVHYAKLKNPLWFSYIWWILKCLLIQLNMGFNLLKVSRSVDIIIYMAYPFNLLPLIIGKICRKKNVELVIRSKEKHHNRLLNIFLQINNILDFRLMDGISPESKSIIKDLGLDKYSEKIVGECSRFVKVDKNVNLKERKNVVGFIGRLRKEKGIIEFIKSIPIILEKRKDIEFLIVGDGDLSDWVESEVNAIKKIHNVNIRFLGWVSREDIYDVLSSIKLLVLPTHAEGLPTIILEAMATGTPILTTNVGGIPDVIVDGKTGYILKNNSPNHISKCVLDALEDPNLEKIVENSRRIVKKKFTYESAVKRWEKIFKTVLE, from the coding sequence ATGGTAAAAGTATTTTTGAGAGGGAATAAGGTGGAGCAAAAAATTCATGCAAATGTAGCGTTACTTTTATTTCCATGGGCTTCAGAGGCACCTTATATATTCGTGTCTGATATACTAAAAATAATTACCCCCATTTCTGGAAACATATATGTTATAACTGGTCATGAAGAAAGAATTAAATATGAAAATGAGAATGTTAATGTTCTGCCAGTTAAATTAAGTGTTCACTATGCAAAATTAAAAAACCCATTATGGTTTTCATACATATGGTGGATATTAAAATGTCTTTTAATCCAGTTAAACATGGGCTTTAACCTGCTTAAAGTGTCAAGAAGTGTTGATATCATCATTTACATGGCGTATCCCTTTAATTTATTACCTTTAATAATTGGAAAAATTTGCAGGAAAAAGAATGTTGAACTAGTGATAAGGTCTAAGGAAAAACATCACAACAGGTTATTGAATATTTTTCTACAGATTAACAACATCTTAGATTTTAGATTAATGGATGGAATATCTCCTGAATCAAAGTCTATCATAAAAGACTTAGGTTTAGATAAGTATTCTGAAAAAATAGTGGGTGAATGCAGTAGATTTGTTAAAGTTGATAAAAATGTAAATTTAAAAGAGAGAAAAAATGTTGTAGGATTTATTGGACGTTTGAGAAAAGAAAAAGGAATAATTGAATTTATTAAATCGATTCCAATAATCCTAGAAAAAAGAAAGGACATCGAATTTTTGATTGTGGGCGATGGGGATCTGTCTGACTGGGTTGAATCAGAAGTAAATGCTATCAAAAAAATCCACAATGTTAATATAAGATTTTTAGGATGGGTTTCAAGGGAAGACATATATGATGTTCTGAGTTCAATAAAATTACTTGTACTTCCTACTCATGCAGAAGGACTTCCAACAATTATTCTAGAAGCAATGGCTACTGGTACTCCAATATTAACAACAAATGTTGGCGGCATTCCTGACGTGATAGTTGATGGAAAGACGGGTTATATTCTAAAAAATAATTCACCTAACCATATTTCTAAATGTGTCTTAGATGCTCTAGAAGATCCAAATTTAGAAAAGATAGTAGAGAATTCCAGACGAATTGTGAAAAAGAAATTCACATATGAAAGTGCAGTTAAAAGGTGGGAAAAAATTTTTAAAACAGTATTAGAATAA